The Haliotis asinina isolate JCU_RB_2024 chromosome 3, JCU_Hal_asi_v2, whole genome shotgun sequence genome segment ttaaaattttttaTCAGTTAAAATTACAGTATCCTTATTGGACTTActttacattttgtttctttcacaCGACAGTGTATCTTATGCACACAGATGCACATCACCAGTATGATTTCTCCTATAGACAACCTTGTATAACTTTGTGTGGAGAAATAGTTTATTACAAAATTAAATTGATATTATGATATTAATAATTACAGCGAGTTGGGATTGGATATTTCCTTGAACGCCATAAACATCTTAACGGCAAAACGCTGAAACACAAATACTATTCTTGCAGATATGGATTAGGGGAATACTGTCTGAACCATACATGTCACAACGCAGTGCACGACTGTGAAGGATTGTAAATGCTATTTTGACCAAATGAGGTCATCCGCGATTAGCAACGCAAATGGAATGTGTGGTAAAGTTGTCTAACAACTACTTAAAACAACAACGACGGCAACAGTTTACAATTCCAGAGACTGCATGCAAATAGCATAATCGACAACTGAATAAACTCCACCGTGACGGTCATGTTAGTATCAATTTGTCAATTTACGGGAACAAGTCTTGTCATACAGATCAGAATGTGACACCCCCGCGCACCTGTCGCAATAGACTCGTCCAGGTGAGACACACTCGCCAAGATGGCGACCCAACAGCTTTTCAAACTTGGCTTCTTCTGCGCTATTGCAGCCTTTCTGTTGATGTTTCTGGCTTTTGCAACACCGTATTGGTACAAGTCATGGACCCGTGTCCACAGCCCGTTCTCCAATATAGGGTTATGGCATGTTTGCCTGGCGGGCTACATACAGCCTAAGGACCCCAACATGAAGTCCTATGTGGGTTGTTGGTGGATACACTCCTCTGAGTTTCGCCTTGTTTCTGATCAAATTCAACCACGTAAGTATAATTTAAAACGATGTGTGCTTTTTCGTGTAACAGTGGTCAGTGGGGGTCCTATAAGTACACAAATAGTCAATGTCGATAAGGGGATTTTGCTTTATGTTTACCTGTGCAGGTAACTTCCGGTTTTGAACTATTGGCAGTCTAAATTCAACAGACGCTGTTGACCGAAAGGATATCAACGATATTTTAGAATAGTAGTTATGTGACCATTTGCAGATGTAATGTATTATTATTGCATAGTGTCAACAGTCTGACAGACAAGAGGGACATTATTTCAATATTAGGTAATCATCTTAGTACGTTTCACTTACCACCACCCAAATGTTTTGTGTCCCTAATTCTtgacattatcatgattatgtcgaACAACAATAGGTGAGATTTGCCCCCTCTCCCCTATCCATGTTGCGTTACACCTGTTAATCTGCGGAAAAATATGGCAGAATTGAAGGAGCTCTTTCCCAACAATGTAAGAAGgatatattttcaaagtaaacatcAGTAAGTCAgtagctaaactcactcactaagtgaATCACTCTCATTCTCGTAATAAACTAttgaattattattttatcactcactcacgcaggTTAAAGGAAGATGTTAGGTTCAGTTGAATAAATGTAAACTTTGCTTCTGTAATTTTTTCACACATACTTTACAACAGTACGTCTTGTGGTACATAAAGGAACTGCGACAATTTAGGACACTCTTTCTTCTAATGCAGCATGGTTTCGGGGTATCCAAGCTCTGTCCATCTTCACTCTGCTGGCAAACCTGGCAGGAGGTATCCTGCTATTGTTCTACTTGCCAGACATGATGTACAAGAAGTTGTATGCTGGGCGTAGAGTTGCCATCCTCTTTGCTGGGAGCATTATGGAGTTGGTTGCAGGTAAATACTCTTCATTTTTCATTGTGCTCTGTCTAAACAAGGACTGATGGTTTGAGGGCATTTGATTTTGCTATGGAATCATCTATGGCGTAATAGTTAAATGTGTGGAGTTACATATCTAAGGCTACAAGAAACCTAGAACAagagttcaaatcccagattcaacatcacaacatcatCATTTTTTGTTTGGCAGCACTAGACAGTGTTTATGGATATTTGGGGTCTCATTTCCTATCATCAGTCAGTTCTTTATTCAAATATGAGGCTACTGAGCCTAATCATTAATTGTTCAACAATTATAAAAGGGTGTTTGTTATGTCAAATAATGGCAATACTAGTATTCATGTTGTAACCGTTATCCCCACATCCCAATGATGCTTTTGCTTCGTTATGTTGCCTCCAATGACGCCTTCAGAAGCTCAAGTCTCCCTTTGCAGCTTTCCTGGTGTTCATCATTGCCCTTGTGTTTGCGGAGATGGCAAATGACCCCACCTGGATGCCACGGCCCTGGATGAACTATTTGTCTTGGAGCTACGGTTTGTGTGTCTTGTCAGGCTTCTTCTCAGCCTTCGCTGGCATGTTCACCTTCATCATGGGCCTGATCTTCAGGGACAAGGAGCGTGGTATCATTGGCAGTGACACTCTGGACACTCGACTGGAGCGCATGAAGCAGAAGGAGCTGGAGGTATTGCCAGGATTCACCATTCACAGTTTATATTCCCCTAATAATAATATGTCTCCAGTATTATCCTGTGCTTGTTGTGTTATGTAACTGAATGGAGTGATCAGCTGTATTACTGACTtgtttgtctgatccaaacaTGGTTATATACAAGCTGTTATTgcataacttgaatattgctgactacatTGTTTAAAACTATAAGGACAAGCATACTAGGGACTAAGGTCATTTCTGAAAGAGATTCTTCAATTTGCAGTGACAGTCCTTTGTTCATGCAGTGGTATACTGGCATAGGGTTGAATTTTGGAAATTagtgaaatattgtttaataGCCACTTCCTCAAATTGCTTGAATATAAGATTCAGTCTCATTATAATCTGCATGTTTGTGTATGGTATTTTTTTTGCCAAAGATTTTAATTGAAGTTATTTCAAGCGTTCATACAATGCTTATGATAAATAAGACTAAAATGTTATTTTCTTAAGTATTAATACTTTACATCATGGTGGTCTATACACTGACTCATCAACAGACGTTAAATTCTGTCTTTGATGAAACCTGGAATTTTTGCaaacctttaaaatatttttaaaatatcgaGAACTTCACTGAAGAAAGTAAACATTGTACTTTTTTAATTAACAATATTCTGATTTttacacttgattatttaatcTATTCATGaggtatttatatttttttgttgacCTTTTTGCAATACCCTCTCTCTTCAGGCTAAGAATCGAAGGATGCATGGTCCTCCTCCATCTTATAGTGGCGCTGAGCCTGTGGGTCAAGGATACCGTGACCCCAGCATGGGCTACCCATCAAGTGGTTACCCATCAACAGGATATCCATCGACTGGATATCCATCTATGGGTTACCGTGACCACGGTGTGATGGGTCCGCCCAGTGTTGGCGGTTACCGTGACCACAGTGTTGGAGGTCCACCAAGCGTTGGTGGTTACAAAGATCAACAAAAAGAATATGACAGTGGTTCCATGGCCAGTAGTTATCGTGATGAGAAACCCAGGCCCTACCCTGAAGGTGAGACATGGAGGAACCAAATTATTATGATTAAAATAGGTCATGCAACCTTAGTTCAAGATGATTGGTATTGGGGACAAGATGGATCAGATCGACGTTGTGATTCTGATAGTGTGTCATCATACCCTGCCTGATCTTGTGGACCATTGCTAGCATTTCCTTTATGTTCATGTTCCCATTACCTTTCTAGATCTGGTCGCTGCCAGGTTCACAGACTtgcttgatgcatgtcatcatatgccCTGATGCCAGACAAGATGTAAATTACTAGATCTGCTGGTTACTGACTTGATTATGTACCAGTTCTCAGCATAGaactgaatattgctaagtgtgttACTCACTGATTAGCCCTCTCATGAAAACTGATTTGGTgtctttggttggtttgttgtttaatggcGCTCTCAATATTCAACAGCAAATAGGATAGCATGATAtctgtgaaccaagtcagtaattctgaccacctgatcccgtgagTCACCTACGCCTAGCatctgttgctgaagaccaaatctaacctggatcttccgAGCATCATGCAAACTGAAAGACACAAATGGTCTGCATTCATGACCAGACATGTTTTGTCATAATGGCAAGTCATCGTTAGATTGAGCCATGGGAAATGCCAACTCACTGTGTTGTGTTTGGAGCATAAACACACACCACTTCGCCTTGATTTATGTGTTTTACATGCACTTGCATATATTTTGATTTCAGTATATTATTGCCCAGCATCCTTACctaatgtattattttctgatGAACAATTGTATTAGCCAGAACACAGAACAACTTGCTGAAAACATTGTAGTTTGGGCCGGAACCTTGTGTTACTTGCTGAATCTTTGTGCAATTAAATCAATGTATAACTGACATTAAATTATTGGGTGAAACATCACATTCATTGTAACAAATCATACCATTCATTCCAATAGACAGCATCGACCATAAGTGACATTTGTGATAGATAAAGATGCACGGTTTGTTAGACTTACAAAGTTAAGGTAACTAATGAAATGTGTTGAGGAGGGAGCAGGCTTGTAGATACTTAACACGCTTGTTTGAGTGGTAACCATCTTGTCTTCAGCTCACCAGAGAATGGCCTACGGTCAGCCAAGAGGGGCTCACTACCGCCATGGACCGCCCAGGATCGACCAAGGCTACCAGCCGCGGACAGGAAGTGATAGCAGTAACATGGGTAGCCGTGGGAAAGTGGACGAATCTGTTGTGTAGAGAGGATCAAGCCTCTGGTGCTGGATCTGGTAAGCAAGAAACCCAGATCATTGTAGACGATTTGAATCACAAACTCGTATTAGTATTGGAAATGCATTTGTTCCGCCTCATCTTTGACAtgattctggtgtcccctgccatgatgtagctgaagtattgctaaaatCTGGGTAATTCCATATTTATTCAGTAACTCTTTGATATATTCATTAATAGAGGGCTGTGGTATTTTTGACATGAtgctatataaatattgttaaatCATATAGGTGAGTCAGTGGGGTGGCCTAATGTTTAAAACATGGTCATTATGGCCAAatcccgggttctattccccatgttttcaatatgtgaagcccatttctggtttccttcACACGAATCACTGTTATATTTGCTTGAAAAGGCATAGTAAAATTAagtccactcactcattcactgagaatggttttgtttttgtgctttCAGTGTCCTGAAGAAAGTCTGTAGTGTCCACAAGAGGCTGCAAGTCATGAGGACAGGTTGCCATTGTACATAGCTCatcattacataaaaaataaaccaACATGATTCATAGACATGATCAATTAAATGCTCTATCATAAGTTTAGCAAGTCCAATGTATATGATGTAAAAATAATTCTCCTCGACTAGTTGTGACTACATACTGCTTTTAGTAaaataaatgtacaaaatgtaaaaatcAAATAGGTGTTGCAGCAGATTTTGTCCATAGTTTCATCTTTAGCAATGGTCTTTGTACTGCACATGCAAGAAAGAGAATGTTTCATGTGCAGGTATTGGTACATGTCAGGTATTCTTGCCCCTTCAACCCAGCTGTGAATCTCTTAAGTGATGTGAAAATATTAGGAAATTCTTTGTGTCTAACCAGAAATCTCAATGTGAAAACTGATTCAGCTTTATTTGAGGGCTCCAGATAGGTTTTTGACCCATTGAGTAGTTAATCTTGTTACAAGTCAGTCGAATGTCACATCACCATCTAAAGTTGATGTGTGTAAGGGTTGAAGTAAATGATATGTTGAACATGTGACTTATTCACTGCAGCCGAGTTCACACATgcatacagtatgtgaagaccatttcttgaGTCCCCCTgccctgatgttgctggaatcttgctTATAGTCATCATGGGCCAATACTTGACAGTATTGTCAACTGGGTTAAATTACTGGAACTAGTAAAACAAACCTGTGTACTCATGACTGTTAAACTGCTTAAATGGAAAGATTGCAACAGGATGTAAAAAAACATGGTAACATGCATTGTAAATATCACTACTTTTTAATCATTATGTAAATTGGCTACATTTTCCTTTGAAAACTCTAGCtagcaatgttttttgttttgtacaacataaAAATTTCTTTGTGTATGACTGTATATTTTTGCATAATAAAATTTGCAAAAAATAGTCACTCTGTGTTTTAGTTATTCTGTTTAAGACAGAGAAAGGGTATTTGGGTAACCCCATAGATAAAGCTTTTGCTTGTCTTTCTTAAGCCCCAGGTTCAgttaacatgtacatgtatacagtgactgAAATCCATTGGTGGTGGCCGTGCAATAATATTGTGGGAATCTTGCTAAAAGCAGTAGAAAGTCATAGTATACTCACTCCTTAGACTGGACTTAGAATGGTTCTTGGTTGACATTGACTGAGACAGCCCGCTTTAACATTTATAGGAGTCACTTGTTACTGAATAATGAATGAAGCATTGGATGATTCACCAAATATTATTCTCATTACTGAGCCAGGAACTCTCACTGATCACTGTTGGGGTGAGGTTGGGTGGTGCTACTCTCATAGTTAATGTATATACTCATGATGGGAGCATCAATATGGTTAGTACGGAGGTTTGCATGTGATTCCGTCCCAGCCATGTCGTACCAAAATACAGCTAAGGGGGGACATTGTCGGCTAGGGTACTACAGATGTGTACCCCAGGTACGTTTCTGTATACAGAGGCATACCCTAGCCAAACTTAGAATCTGGAAACGTGCTCTAGACTGATTCCATTCAACACTGTCATTTTCTTGATTAGAACTGTGACACTGTTGTATTAGATACATTTAATTGCTTTATATAAGTAATGAATATACACAGTAAGGTATATTTCGCGATGCATAATCACCAGTTATGATCACTTCAACAGGAACAACTAGGCTCACATACAGTTTTGGATTGCAGAGGACCAGactgtttctgtattttgactTTGTGTACATTTCTGAATCTGTAGTACCTTGGCCAACAATGAACCCGTCAGCCAAATAGATAACGAGATGGTACAATCCATATTAATGTCTTGAGTTTGAAATAAAGTGAGAGAGACTAGGACTGGTGGGTTCACAGACTGTCTTGAATGGGGTATCAACAGCTGCTTGGCATCCAAGAGAGCTTGCCCTGTTAAACACTCATTAACTTTGACATGCAGGGGTGAGGGGGAACCTTGTGCTCAAGTACTACAAGAAAGCACGAAGTCTGTCTCTTTCAGAGGTTTATTGCCaagatggatacaatgtgtgaaacccatttctggtgtgatacTGCAATGTTAATAGAAGTGGAGTGAAAACCACACTCATTGACACTAACATGCATGTGACCTGTTCAGAttgtagaataggtcttcagcaacccatgcttgccacaaaaggcgaatatgcttgtcataagaggtgactaatgggatcgggtggtcaggcccggtgacttggttgacatgtcatcggttgcgcAGATGGACGGTCATGCTGCTAATCAccaaattgtctggtccagatgtgaTTATTTctagaccgccaccatataactgaaatattggcataaaattaaactcactcactcacagtaagTGAAACAATATTCATCATGACCTTCAGTCACATTTCACATAATCCCCACAAATATGGAAATCTGAGAGAAGCTCTTTCACCTCCTGAGACAGTGCTAGAATACTCCCAGTGACAGAAGCATAAAAACAAGATCCACGTTAGAACAGATCTTCAACTCCTACTTGGTCTGGCTTTGATGACATGGTTGACAAGCTCAATTActtaccagtgagtgagtgagtgagttaagttttacgccgcttttagcaatattccagcaatatcacggcaggggacaccagaaaatgggcttcacacattgtacccatgtggggaatcgaactcgggtcttcggcgtgacgagcgaacgccttaaccactaggctaccccaccgccccaattaTTTACCAACTGCCAAGTgttgtgtaacaacaaacaactGAAGAAGCATAAACTGGCATTTTGTAAGTGGTTACTCCCCACTTTTGTGAAGCATACATTTAAATATCAGACCTGTGTTGTTCTCAACTGGATATCCGCTCTATGCAGTGATCTGGTTATCAAAACACGGTTACATCTGACAGTAGTTATAAACACAGCCCCGAGATACGAAACTGAAAATAATCACTCCTGTTTTGTCCATTCATACATTTCATAATGATTATCACTGTACAGGCTGATATAATAAATGCTTATTGTTAGTATGTTGCACAAGTTTATGGCTGGATGTACTGCATATATGATATAGTTTCAAATatgatttcagttttcaacTAGGTATCACTGTCTGTGTTTAATAACATAGGTTTTCAAATCAAATTATTCCATCTTATGAGACTGGCTTTTATGTAATCCTGGCACTGTCCCCTAACATGCTGTTTCTCTGGGACTTGAAGATCAAGTTCAGTGTCAACACTGTCTATTATGAAAGGAGtaaatttgaatatttgaagaaattTTGACAATTCCATCCTATGCCATCAGCTCACCTTGGTTAGAttgtctgtaatggcaaatgtattgcatgttatgtaatatgtgcatgtaagtgatgcaaggtttatcagctgagttacaaaaaaaaacatcgatcaaaggattaaccgaaaacacactgattgattaattacttttatcttcttgcggatttgtcaaaaggcagggtgtgtagatgtactaatttatactgactacaccctgttgCAAAGtgtgagtgtaaaaacaacatcctcccttcaaaatATTAAGCACCCTTGctttgattgattgctcattattggttaaaaAAACTACTTAGAatggtggacatcatacaattagttgccaggtgtggcatcttgggtgaccaatgagaggtttatcaggttttcacgaATGTGAAAGACGTAAAACAATGCgctactttttcgcaaattagactgttgtaagacacacagcacagagcaggattatttaccagctgcagatgaatggaatatcgtttttatgtggatattgatggatacattcctgaacaaggtagtagcatgacattgttgctataaaattaggctgttttacattcattatttgcattttgttttaatttatttcttgtagcatttagcagaatctatatgacagacaacacacactagatcgcgaatgtgtgtgaaataggatccacaatggcaatctatacaatgtataaatgttgccgtcatgttagaaatttactataagtataagcagacggtgtgttcttttattaattttcaaaatcatacaagtatgacaataaactaattagggttatgagacaaagtATTGAGACATACATTGGtctcgttatttttccgtcctaatagtttttaaccatttctaccactggcagatgattaaccttcaaagtgtttcatttgttttcataatacatttgtaatggagtcaaaatgacttcaccttagttgatctgtctataattaaataTCAATTGTGCATACAGACtgtgcagcagaggtcacgaaccagtcatgaactctgggatatcatccgggtactcacgggagaaaaacaataacaaaagcttacaccagtccacggaaactgctctgcatcagtgccacTTTATTGATATGTGGCTGCACTATTTTTTCATGAGAATGGCCAGTAAATTTCTGGATTGGAATCAGCTGCAACAATAACAGTATCAAGTCATTGTATTGACAGTATCAAGTCATTGTATTGACTTAATGAAAACAATGACTGTAAATGAAAATCATGGTTTATTAAAGAATCAGTTTGAACTGAATAAAATGTACATCCGTCTCATGTCTTATGAAATTATACATTGTAGAGAAAAATATAGCATTCTGGTCCCTTGACTGTGAAAAAATAGCACAATTGTATGATATTTGCATTCACAAGTTGACTAATGATGTAACATGATTGTCAGAACAGAATGGAACCTCCATCCACCCAACCGCACACCCACCATGctttcgctcactcactgaggGGAATCAGAGTTTGAAATCGTCCACATTAACTGATGATAGTTGGATTGGGTGATCAATCACAGGGACATGGATGATGGTATGTCATTGTGACCTGATGATGCGGATTGATGCTCACAGCATCAACCTCTGGATTTTCTAACACAGATATTGTCTAAAATACAAATGGAGTAGTGAGTGCAGCATTAGCCCACAGACACAGTACTACCATGTGTGTGCACACTGCACCTTATCAACATGATAGGGTCAACCATTACTTGGAGTGGTAGGGTGGTCCAGTGTTAAAGCATTcccttgtcacaccaaaggcgtgagttcaattccccacatgggtacaatatgtgacgccctgctgtcatattgctagaatattgtggcgtaaaactaaattcagtcactaggccattacatatgaaacatGGTATGAGTACCTGTAGAACTGTGTTGCAATAAAAATTCTCGAAAAATGGATTGTCACCAAGATTTTGGATTTGAAGTTGTACAATAATGTTCTTGTATACAGACTGAGTTAAAAAAGTACATACAAATCACAATACAATCTGTATCACAATAtgccatttcattttcatcagaCCTCCATGCTTGCTATTCTACACAAACATTTTGGTCTGAATGTAATGAGACTGCACAATATCTGGACACAGATACagtatatataataaatatttggTCAATAAAACTGCAAAAAATATATGACAAATGATTAAAGCTAGAAATgacttttaaaatgtatttaagtcaAATGCTCTTGTTATTTAAACACACGTATCAGAATGATCACTGATGCATATCAGGAAAAACTTTCAGACATCATCAAACAATAGTTTTACACATGACTAGGATATATTAACATATTCATGAACATACTCAAAACATTGTTCACAGATACACATGTATTACAATTGAATCCACAGTAATGTTAGTGCTGGGAGTACAAGCACACTGGATTTCAATGTATACACCACTTGGACTAAGGACAGCATGCACCATAACCACATACCACTATAGGTTAGATGAATATCAAAGGCACCATCGAATCAGCTCCAATTTCAGAACATATAAATATTCCTCCTATGGAAATCACAAAAATTTAGCACTTTGGTCCAGACAATCACTAATacttttgcttgtttgataaTGCTATGCTTAAACTAGACAAAGACATTGTTTATATATTCATGAGGTGAAGTGTCACGTCTCGACGTGTGATGAGCAATGACTTGCACGGGTATCTCTGTAACCAAAGAAGTGTAAACTGCTTCTGTGATTTGTCCCCAGTGTAATAAACCTTAAAATCAATATCTCATTTTTTTCTCACTGCCTAGTTTAATAGgtcttggtttccatggtgCCCACGTTTTGACTCTGTCAGAGGAGAAGGCTTCAGGTAGTATCGTGGTTGGTACTGCATGATGGGACTGAAGGGAGTACTGGGCTGCCATTAAACCAGCCTTTatgcaaaggtcaaggtcatgaccTTTAACAATAGCATCTATCACTCCAGCTGCGAAGCTGAAACCCAAAGTAGGTGAGGGTTAAACAGCATTCTGGTAAGCATTTTTCAGGTTTTTCAAGTAATATTTGACATGTGTTCACTCAGTGATAGATACAGCTTGtatggttgacacatgaagTAAAAAGTGgtaatcatgtttgttgttaTGTTGTTTAGTGAATCTAttgaaaacaagagtcatcagaagacgaCATATCTCCCCGGCCCccaaaatgtttgaaaggacaaatcatctgacagttacttattgtttttttagacaagtttgaattgtttccatgaaattaaagaaaaatataaatgccatatatctgtaatcagcaaaagtcaccatttcaagatctgtctcatatatctccccaaatctgttgaaagatatgaaatggtattcgagctgtgctccggaaacaaagcccattcctccattttcaaactaagtccaaaacgtttccatggaaaccgggaaaataataaatcacaaaaacctgtacatagcaaaaggcaccattttaggttctgattgatatatccaCTAAgtcttgcagaaaaatattgaacggtttttgagttctgctccgcaaacgaagcccatcccttctTTTTGAGATGAAGTcagaactgtttccatggaaacttagaaaataataaatcatgaaaacctgtaaagagcaaaaggcaccactttggggtctgcaacacatatctatcGAGCATTACTGAcaaatatttagaagtttttgagttctgctctggaaacaaagcccatccctttattttgagactaagtcctaaaccaagaaaataagaaatccccaaaacctgtacatagcaaaaggcaccacttcaggttttCATTCATATACCTATCAAGATTTgcagaacaagagtcatcagaagatccccctggccccaaaaatatttgaaaggacgAATCACCTGACAgctacttgatgttttcttagattaagttcaaattgtttccatggaaatcatgaaaaacagaaatgccatatatcttcaagatttgtctcatatatcctccaagatctgttgaagatatgaaatggttttctccAGAAACGaggcctatccctccattttgggactaagtcagaattgtttccatggaaaccaggaaaaataaaaatgccaaaacactataaatagcaaaaggcaccacatctctcacttttgagactatgtccaaaacatttccatggaaacgaaaataataaatcacaaaaacctgtaaatagcaaaaggtaccacttcagGGTCTCCcgtacatatctgccaagttttgcagaaagatatttagaaggttttgagttgtgctccgcaaacaaagcccatccctccaattTAAGACTaaatctgaaacgtttccatggaaactcagaaaattataaatcacaaaaacttgtaaattgcaaaaggcaccacactggggtctgccacatataacTACCAATTTTTGCTCACAGACattaggaactttttgagatgtgctcttgaaaaacgaaacacacttctcacttttgagacaaagtccaaattgtttccatggaaattcagaaactaagaaatcacaaaaacctgtaagtaccaaaaggcaccactttaggttcctactgatgtatgtaacaagttttgcagaaaaatattgaacggtttttgagttctgctccggaaacgaagcccatccctccaatttgagacgaagtccgaaacatttccatggaaatcgagaaaatgataaatcgcaaaaacctgtaaagagcaaaaggcatcactttgggatctgccacacatatctaccaagttttgctgacagatatacAAAGGTTTTCagatgtgctctggaaacgaaacacacctctcactgtccgaaacatttccatggaaaccaggaaaataagacatcagaaaaacctgtaaatagcaaaaggcaccactttaggttcggATTGATATATtaaccaagttttgcagaacaatattgaacagtttttgattctgctctggaaacgaaacacacctctcactatTGAGAGACATtgagaaacatttccatggaaactgagaaaataatacatcacaaaaacctataaatagcacaagagtcatcagaagatgacacatcCCCCCCAGCCCCCaatatgtttga includes the following:
- the LOC137277634 gene encoding uncharacterized protein — encoded protein: MATQQLFKLGFFCAIAAFLLMFLAFATPYWYKSWTRVHSPFSNIGLWHVCLAGYIQPKDPNMKSYVGCWWIHSSEFRLVSDQIQPPWFRGIQALSIFTLLANLAGGILLLFYLPDMMYKKLYAGRRVAILFAGSIMELVAAFLVFIIALVFAEMANDPTWMPRPWMNYLSWSYGLCVLSGFFSAFAGMFTFIMGLIFRDKERGIIGSDTLDTRLERMKQKELEAKNRRMHGPPPSYSGAEPVGQGYRDPSMGYPSSGYPSTGYPSTGYPSMGYRDHGVMGPPSVGGYRDHSVGGPPSVGGYKDQQKEYDSGSMASSYRDEKPRPYPEAHQRMAYGQPRGAHYRHGPPRIDQGYQPRTGSDSSNMGSRGKVDESVV